One window of the Pseudomonas sp. S04 genome contains the following:
- a CDS encoding acetyl-CoA acetyltransferase encodes MRSPVITGWYHSPFGKFDQLDPEMMMAEAAVGALAHADIAPQQIDSIHIGHFNAGFVYQDFPSSLLANHIEALRFTPSVRLENACATGSAAIHSALQAVLSGQSQHALVVGFEKMNTLPTAEVGKILLKCCYAKEEADIEGGFAGVFGNIAQSYFERYGDQSDALAMIAAKNHANGVLNPYAHMRRDFGYEFCRQPSEKNPFVAGPLKRTDCSLITDGAAALVISREDLIGERRHAVRFRAAVQVNDYMPLSKRDPTYFEGAARAWQQALQRAELSLADLSLVETHDCFTIAELLEYEAMGLAERGQGARVIAEGISRKDGRLPINPSGGLKSKGHPIGATGVSMHVMAAMQLCGQAGDMQLPKADRAGVFNMGGAAVTNYVSILERAQ; translated from the coding sequence ATGCGATCGCCCGTTATCACAGGCTGGTATCACTCCCCATTCGGTAAGTTCGACCAACTCGATCCCGAGATGATGATGGCCGAGGCCGCCGTTGGCGCATTGGCGCATGCCGACATCGCGCCGCAGCAGATCGACTCCATCCACATTGGCCACTTCAATGCCGGCTTTGTGTATCAGGACTTTCCCTCGTCCCTGTTGGCCAACCACATTGAGGCGCTGCGCTTCACGCCCTCGGTTCGGCTGGAGAATGCCTGTGCCACCGGCTCCGCTGCGATCCACTCGGCGCTGCAAGCCGTCCTCAGTGGCCAAAGCCAACACGCACTGGTAGTGGGCTTCGAGAAGATGAATACCCTGCCCACCGCCGAGGTGGGCAAGATCCTGCTCAAGTGCTGCTACGCCAAGGAAGAAGCCGACATCGAGGGCGGCTTTGCCGGGGTGTTCGGCAACATCGCACAAAGCTACTTCGAGCGTTACGGCGACCAGTCCGATGCGCTGGCAATGATCGCGGCCAAGAACCACGCCAACGGTGTGCTCAACCCGTACGCCCACATGCGACGAGATTTCGGTTATGAGTTCTGCCGTCAGCCATCGGAAAAAAACCCGTTCGTGGCCGGGCCACTGAAACGCACCGACTGCTCGTTGATCACCGATGGCGCGGCCGCCCTGGTGATCAGCCGCGAGGACCTGATAGGTGAGCGCCGCCATGCCGTGCGTTTCCGTGCCGCGGTGCAAGTCAACGACTACATGCCGCTGTCCAAGCGCGACCCCACCTACTTCGAAGGCGCCGCCCGCGCCTGGCAACAGGCCCTGCAGCGGGCCGAGTTGAGCCTGGCCGACCTGTCGCTGGTCGAGACCCACGACTGCTTCACCATCGCCGAGTTGCTGGAGTACGAAGCCATGGGCCTGGCCGAGCGGGGTCAAGGTGCGCGCGTCATCGCCGAGGGCATCAGCCGCAAGGACGGGCGCCTGCCGATCAACCCCTCGGGCGGCCTCAAGTCCAAGGGCCATCCCATCGGTGCCACCGGCGTGTCGATGCACGTGATGGCGGCCATGCAGCTCTGCGGCCAGGCCGGCGACATGCAGTTGCCCAAGGCCGATCGCGCCGGGGTCTTCAACATGGGCGGTGCGGCAGTGACCAACTACGTGAGCATCCTGGAGCGCGCGCAATGA
- a CDS encoding LysR family transcriptional regulator, which produces MIELRHLQYFRTLAETLHFGRAAERLHISQPPLSRQIALLEDELGVRLFDRSRRRVELTEAGQRFYLDTGTVFAAFEQAKRNALAAARGAAGELSVGFMMSTAYSVTPAITRRYAAQFPQVSLKLTETLPLDLAQDISSGNKDVAIMYRPQDCSGLETVTLFREEMTVVLPPGHRLLEQALIDPRELAGETFIIVPRRIAPALHDMIFNYCLQHGVTPNIGLEINMQQTIVNLVGEGLGIAIVPRSMCNMRLATTTFKPLRDAPVIEVVAVWKADNHNPCIATFIDSAEHACLQVTREAQAG; this is translated from the coding sequence ATGATTGAGCTCCGCCATCTGCAATATTTCCGCACCCTGGCAGAAACCCTGCACTTCGGTCGTGCCGCCGAACGCCTGCATATCTCGCAGCCGCCGCTGTCACGGCAGATCGCCTTGCTGGAAGACGAACTGGGGGTCAGGCTGTTTGATCGTTCCCGGCGACGGGTGGAGCTCACCGAAGCCGGCCAGCGTTTTTACCTGGACACCGGCACGGTGTTTGCCGCGTTCGAGCAGGCCAAGCGCAATGCCTTGGCCGCAGCGCGGGGGGCGGCGGGCGAGTTGTCGGTGGGGTTCATGATGTCGACGGCCTACAGCGTTACGCCGGCGATTACCCGGCGCTACGCTGCGCAGTTTCCCCAGGTCAGCCTGAAGCTGACCGAGACCTTGCCCCTGGACCTGGCCCAGGACATCAGCAGCGGAAACAAGGACGTGGCGATCATGTACCGCCCGCAGGACTGCTCCGGGCTGGAAACCGTGACCCTGTTTCGCGAAGAAATGACCGTGGTCCTGCCGCCGGGCCATCGGCTCCTCGAGCAGGCGCTGATCGACCCTCGGGAGCTGGCGGGAGAAACCTTCATCATCGTGCCGCGACGGATCGCTCCCGCCTTGCACGACATGATCTTCAACTACTGCCTGCAGCACGGTGTCACCCCGAACATCGGGCTGGAAATCAACATGCAGCAAACCATCGTCAACCTGGTGGGCGAAGGCTTGGGAATCGCGATCGTGCCGCGCTCGATGTGCAACATGCGCCTGGCCACCACCACCTTCAAACCGTTGCGCGATGCCCCGGTCATCGAGGTGGTCGCGGTGTGGAAGGCCGACAATCACAACCCCTGCATCGCCACCTTCATCGACAGCGCAGAGCACGCTTGCCTGCAAGTGACTCGCGAGGCGCAAGCGGGGTGA
- a CDS encoding sigma-54-dependent Fis family transcriptional regulator, whose translation MPSVHENPSFTRAHTTSAYPECDIAHDSDPYVRQAFRRALRLMERGIAVLIQGETGTGKEVLARALHEHSQRHAAQLVALNCASIPETLIESELFGYARGAFSGALPGGKKGKVAQADGGTLFLDEIGDMPFEQQTRLLRVIAEREITPLGAERSVPVNFALICATHQSLSDLVENGRFREDLFYRIATGVVQLPPLRERTDRAELVCSMVANELPGCDPRQVISADVWPLLLGHAWPGNLRQMRAVIRYACAVKEGARIQRCDLPADFLAQAGGQPGLPVRAQVQNVTPIRPSRPTAAPMGEREDVLGVLIDCRWNMTAAARALGICRPSLYRVLRRLDIAPLKNQLALGSFAPS comes from the coding sequence ATGCCTTCTGTACACGAAAACCCTTCGTTTACCCGAGCCCACACAACCTCCGCCTACCCTGAATGCGATATTGCCCACGACTCCGACCCCTACGTGCGCCAGGCCTTTCGCCGTGCACTGCGGCTCATGGAGCGCGGCATCGCGGTGCTGATCCAGGGCGAGACCGGGACTGGCAAAGAGGTCCTCGCCCGTGCACTGCACGAGCACAGTCAGCGCCACGCCGCGCAACTGGTCGCCCTCAACTGCGCCTCAATCCCCGAAACCCTGATCGAAAGCGAACTGTTCGGCTATGCCCGCGGTGCTTTCTCCGGTGCCCTGCCCGGCGGCAAGAAAGGCAAAGTGGCCCAGGCCGACGGCGGCACCTTGTTTCTTGATGAAATCGGCGACATGCCCTTCGAACAGCAGACCCGCCTACTGCGGGTCATCGCCGAACGCGAGATCACCCCGCTGGGTGCCGAACGCAGCGTGCCAGTGAACTTCGCCTTGATCTGCGCGACCCACCAATCACTGTCCGACCTGGTGGAAAACGGCCGCTTTCGCGAAGACTTGTTCTATCGCATTGCTACCGGCGTGGTGCAATTGCCGCCCCTGCGTGAGCGCACTGATCGGGCCGAACTGGTGTGCAGCATGGTCGCCAACGAATTGCCCGGTTGCGACCCACGCCAGGTGATCAGTGCCGATGTCTGGCCCCTGCTGCTCGGCCATGCGTGGCCCGGCAACCTGCGGCAGATGCGCGCGGTTATCCGCTACGCCTGCGCGGTCAAGGAAGGCGCGCGCATCCAGCGCTGTGACCTGCCCGCTGACTTCCTCGCCCAAGCCGGTGGTCAGCCTGGGCTGCCGGTCCGCGCCCAGGTGCAGAACGTCACGCCGATTCGCCCGAGCAGGCCCACCGCCGCGCCCATGGGTGAGCGCGAGGACGTCCTCGGCGTACTCATCGACTGCCGCTGGAACATGACTGCGGCGGCCCGCGCGCTGGGCATCTGCCGACCCTCGCTGTATCGCGTCCTGCGGCGGCTGGACATCGCGCCGCTGAAGAACCAGTTGGCGCTGGGCAGCTTCGCCCCTTCCTGA
- a CDS encoding SDR family NAD(P)-dependent oxidoreductase: MNASANFAPISFSLKGRNALVTGAARGIGYAIAVALGQCGARVAICDLDHDAAERAAAQLGELGIDAIGLGVDVADEQQVQAMVSQVGLALGSIDILVNNAGIVSTLPLLEVSAAEWKRVMAIDLNSVFYCAKAVLPGMMARRCGRIINIASVAGKRGGGLLGNSCYAAAKGGVIALTKGLAREAGPFNITANAVSPALTETDMTSTLSSEARAKVLADMPLGRAGTPRDIAAAVCFLASDAASFVTGEIMDVDGGYMRD, translated from the coding sequence ATGAATGCCTCAGCCAATTTTGCGCCGATCAGTTTTTCTCTCAAGGGCCGTAACGCACTGGTGACCGGCGCCGCACGCGGCATCGGCTATGCCATCGCCGTGGCCCTGGGCCAATGCGGCGCGCGGGTCGCCATCTGCGACCTCGACCACGACGCCGCAGAACGGGCAGCCGCCCAGCTGGGTGAGTTGGGCATCGATGCCATCGGCCTGGGCGTCGACGTTGCCGATGAGCAACAGGTGCAGGCAATGGTCAGCCAGGTGGGCCTGGCGTTGGGCAGCATCGACATCCTGGTCAACAATGCCGGCATCGTCTCGACCTTGCCCCTGCTAGAAGTCAGCGCGGCAGAATGGAAGCGCGTCATGGCAATCGACCTCAACAGCGTTTTCTACTGCGCCAAAGCCGTACTCCCCGGCATGATGGCCCGCCGCTGCGGACGCATCATCAACATCGCCTCCGTCGCCGGCAAACGCGGCGGCGGCCTGCTGGGCAACAGTTGTTATGCCGCCGCCAAAGGCGGCGTAATCGCCCTGACCAAGGGCCTGGCCCGCGAGGCCGGCCCCTTCAACATCACCGCCAACGCCGTCTCCCCCGCCCTGACTGAAACCGACATGACCAGCACCCTGAGCAGCGAAGCACGGGCCAAAGTACTGGCAGACATGCCACTGGGACGCGCCGGAACCCCCCGCGACATCGCCGCCGCCGTGTGCTTCCTGGCATCGGATGCGGCGAGTTTTGTGACTGGGGAAATTATGGATGTGGATGGGGGGTATATGCGGGATTAG
- a CDS encoding crotonase/enoyl-CoA hydratase family protein, with protein MSELISYHLEDGIATLTLSNGKVNAISPDVIAAFNAALDQAVTDRAVVIITGQPGILSGGYDLKVMTAGPKEAVSLVTAGSTLARRLLAHPFPVIVACPGHAVAKGAFILLSADYRIGVEGPFSIGLNEVQIGMTMHHAGIELARDRLRKSAFHRSVINGEMFDPQGAVDAGFLDKVVAAEELQSAALAAARQLKKINMTAHKNTKLKVRKGLLDALDSAIVQDQAHLV; from the coding sequence ATGAGTGAGTTGATTTCCTACCACCTCGAAGACGGTATCGCGACCCTGACCTTGAGCAATGGCAAGGTCAATGCCATCTCCCCGGACGTGATCGCCGCGTTTAATGCTGCGCTGGACCAGGCCGTGACGGATCGGGCGGTGGTGATCATCACTGGCCAGCCGGGCATTCTCTCCGGCGGTTATGACCTGAAGGTGATGACGGCGGGTCCCAAGGAAGCCGTGAGCCTGGTGACTGCCGGTTCTACCCTCGCCCGCCGCCTGCTGGCCCACCCGTTCCCGGTGATCGTTGCGTGCCCTGGGCATGCGGTGGCCAAGGGCGCGTTCATTCTGTTGTCGGCTGACTACCGGATCGGGGTCGAGGGGCCGTTCAGCATTGGCCTGAATGAAGTGCAGATCGGCATGACCATGCACCACGCCGGTATCGAACTGGCCCGTGATCGCCTGCGCAAGTCGGCGTTCCACCGTTCGGTGATCAATGGCGAGATGTTCGACCCGCAAGGCGCGGTGGATGCCGGCTTCCTCGACAAGGTGGTAGCGGCCGAGGAGCTGCAAAGTGCTGCACTGGCGGCGGCCCGCCAGTTGAAGAAGATCAACATGACTGCCCACAAGAACACCAAACTCAAGGTTCGCAAGGGCTTGCTGGATGCGCTGGACAGCGCAATCGTCCAGGACCAGGCTCACCTGGTTTAA
- a CDS encoding 1-acylglycerol-3-phosphate O-acyltransferase, producing the protein MLYLFRMLLMGLHFVLAGVLGVLLGLCRPFNPDNSRLCARLYAWPAMCILRLRVKTDVDSLTHKKQSCVVIANHQSNYDLFVLGNVVPHRTVCIGKKSLKWVPLFGQLFWLAGNVLIDRGNAHKARQSMLTTTHTLQHKDTSIWVFPEGTRNLGKELLPFKKGAFQMAIAAGVPIVQVCVSNYINHMRLNRWNSGQILIRSLPPIPTAGLTLDDMPQLIAQCREQMRECIEAMDHQLQAA; encoded by the coding sequence ATGCTGTATCTGTTTCGTATGTTGTTGATGGGCCTGCATTTTGTTTTGGCGGGTGTGCTGGGTGTGTTGCTTGGGCTGTGCCGGCCGTTCAATCCGGATAACAGCCGATTGTGCGCCCGCCTCTATGCCTGGCCGGCGATGTGCATCCTGCGCCTGCGGGTCAAGACCGACGTCGACTCGCTGACCCACAAAAAGCAAAGCTGCGTGGTGATTGCCAACCACCAGTCCAACTACGACTTGTTTGTGCTCGGCAACGTGGTGCCCCACCGCACCGTGTGCATCGGCAAGAAGAGCCTGAAATGGGTGCCGCTGTTCGGGCAACTGTTCTGGCTGGCCGGCAATGTGCTGATCGACCGCGGCAATGCTCACAAGGCCCGCCAGTCGATGCTCACCACCACCCACACCTTGCAGCACAAGGACACCTCGATCTGGGTGTTCCCCGAGGGCACGCGTAACCTGGGCAAGGAGTTGCTGCCGTTCAAGAAGGGCGCGTTCCAGATGGCGATTGCCGCCGGCGTGCCGATCGTGCAGGTGTGCGTCAGCAACTACATCAACCACATGCGCCTCAATCGCTGGAACAGCGGCCAGATCCTGATCCGCTCGCTGCCGCCGATCCCTACCGCTGGCCTGACCCTGGATGACATGCCGCAACTGATCGCGCAGTGCCGCGAGCAGATGCGTGAATGCATCGAGGCCATGGACCACCAACTGCAAGCCGCCTGA
- a CDS encoding magnesium and cobalt transport protein CorA — protein sequence MGRVVAAAVYSAGKKVTNITLDEGAAWAAKPGHFVWIGLEEPSALELANLQRQFNLHELAIEDALEKHSRPKLETFGDALFIVTYSPVRENGVLEFIETHIFAGTGYIITCRNGHSASYAHVRQRCEARPLLLEHGEDFVLYALLDFVIENYQPVGEAIHGEIDALEHNVLNSALNERDIQNLHGLRRDVLRLRRYAAPMVEISEELQKLKFPFIDKNMRPYFRDVQIHVTRQMEDLTTLRDIASQTIEIGVLLEASRQSVVQRKFAAWAAILAFPTAVAGIYGMNFQNMPELTWHYGYFAVLGFISVGCVALWGSFKRSGWL from the coding sequence ATGGGTAGAGTCGTTGCGGCCGCGGTCTACAGCGCCGGCAAGAAAGTCACCAATATCACCCTGGATGAAGGCGCGGCCTGGGCGGCAAAACCCGGCCACTTCGTCTGGATCGGCCTCGAAGAGCCGAGTGCGCTGGAGCTGGCCAACCTGCAACGCCAGTTCAACCTGCACGAACTGGCCATCGAAGACGCCCTGGAAAAACATAGCCGGCCCAAGCTCGAGACCTTCGGTGACGCGCTGTTCATCGTGACCTACTCACCGGTGCGCGAGAACGGCGTGCTGGAGTTCATCGAGACTCACATCTTTGCCGGCACGGGCTACATCATCACCTGCCGTAACGGCCACTCGGCCTCCTATGCTCATGTACGCCAGCGCTGCGAGGCGCGCCCGCTGCTGCTGGAGCATGGCGAAGACTTCGTGCTGTATGCCCTGCTCGACTTCGTGATTGAAAACTACCAGCCGGTGGGCGAAGCGATTCACGGCGAAATCGACGCGCTGGAACACAACGTGCTGAACAGCGCCCTGAACGAGCGCGATATCCAGAACCTGCATGGCCTGCGTCGCGACGTGTTGCGCCTGCGTCGCTACGCCGCGCCCATGGTGGAGATCAGCGAAGAGCTGCAGAAGCTCAAGTTCCCGTTTATCGACAAGAACATGCGCCCCTACTTTCGGGACGTGCAGATTCATGTCACGCGACAAATGGAAGACCTCACCACCCTGCGCGACATTGCCAGCCAGACCATCGAGATCGGGGTGCTGCTGGAGGCGTCACGGCAAAGCGTGGTGCAACGCAAGTTCGCTGCCTGGGCGGCGATCCTGGCGTTTCCGACAGCGGTGGCGGGGATCTACGGGATGAACTTCCAGAACATGCCGGAGCTGACCTGGCACTACGGCTATTTCGCGGTGCTGGGGTTTATCAGCGTGGGTTGCGTCGCGCTGTGGGGCAGCTTTAAACGCTCGGGGTGGTTGTAG
- a CDS encoding sigma-70 family RNA polymerase sigma factor has protein sequence MARFKDRYRSSKRSGVTLENYYRELVRFLNAKLGNRQVAEDAVHDAYVRVLERASDTPIEQPRAFLYRTALNLVIDGHRRNVARAAEPLEVLDSEERFHSPSPQNSLAQAQRMELLQRALAELPPLCRESFLLRKLEGMSHPEIAEHLGISRSLVEKHIVNAMKHCRLRMRQWDAV, from the coding sequence TTGGCCAGGTTCAAGGACAGGTACCGTTCATCAAAGCGGTCGGGAGTCACGTTGGAAAACTACTATCGCGAGCTGGTGCGTTTCCTCAACGCCAAGCTGGGCAACCGCCAGGTGGCCGAAGATGCGGTGCATGACGCCTACGTGAGGGTGCTGGAACGCGCCAGCGACACGCCGATCGAACAGCCGCGCGCCTTCCTCTATCGCACTGCCCTGAACCTGGTGATCGATGGTCATCGGCGCAATGTTGCGCGCGCGGCCGAACCGCTGGAAGTGCTCGACAGCGAAGAACGCTTCCATAGCCCGTCCCCGCAGAACAGTCTCGCGCAAGCGCAGCGCATGGAGCTGTTGCAGCGCGCCCTGGCTGAACTGCCGCCGCTGTGCCGCGAGAGTTTCCTGTTGCGCAAGCTCGAAGGCATGTCCCACCCCGAGATTGCCGAGCACCTGGGCATTTCCCGCAGCCTGGTGGAGAAGCACATCGTCAATGCCATGAAACATTGCCGCTTGCGCATGCGCCAATGGGATGCGGTTTGA